Proteins from a genomic interval of Stenotrophomonas sp. 24(2023):
- the sufT gene encoding putative Fe-S cluster assembly protein SufT, with the protein MYSRSSEPVHFERDCEAVMVPQGDTVTLPAGSYGYITQALGGSYTVFVEGNLFRIAGKDGDAIGKEAPAPLELPADASDEQVEQLVWQQLRTCFDPEIPFNIVDLGLVYEVDLKHLDNGQREVDVKMTLTAPGCGMGEILVDDVRSKLEMIPTVAEADVELVFDPPWGRHMMSEAARLETGML; encoded by the coding sequence ATGTACTCCCGCAGCAGTGAACCCGTCCATTTCGAACGCGATTGCGAGGCCGTGATGGTCCCGCAGGGCGATACCGTGACCCTGCCCGCCGGCAGCTACGGCTACATCACCCAGGCCCTGGGCGGCAGCTATACCGTGTTCGTCGAAGGCAACCTGTTCCGCATCGCCGGCAAGGACGGCGACGCCATCGGCAAGGAGGCACCGGCACCGCTGGAGCTGCCGGCCGATGCCAGCGACGAACAGGTCGAGCAACTGGTGTGGCAGCAGCTGCGCACCTGCTTCGATCCCGAAATCCCCTTCAACATCGTCGACCTGGGCCTGGTCTACGAGGTCGACCTCAAGCACCTGGACAACGGGCAGCGCGAGGTGGACGTCAAGATGACCCTGACCGCACCGGGCTGCGGCATGGGCGAGATCCTGGTCGACGATGTGCGCAGCAAGCTTGAAATGATCCCGACGGTGGCCGAGGCCGACGTCGAGCTGGTGTTCGACCCGCCATGGGGCCGGCACATGATGTCCGAGGCCGCCAGGCTCGAAACCGGCATGCTTTGA
- a CDS encoding branched-chain amino acid aminotransferase, whose protein sequence is MSQSIPSFAVTRSDHPRSAEQRAQILEKPGFGLHFTDHMVEVRWDKDAGWHNASVRAYGPLQLDPAAAVLHYGQEIFEGIKAYRHADGSIWTFRPDANGRRLQRSAQRLALPELPVEIFVESLKQLIAVDHEWVPSADESSLYFRPFMIGDEAFLGVRGAHKAGYYVIASPAGPYFAKGVAPVSIWLSTEYARAAKGGTGAAKCGGNYAASLLPQQKAQAQGCSQVLFLDPVEGKYLEELGGMNVFLVYKDGTLVTPALSGSILEGITRESILQLARDRGMKVEERKVSIDEWKDGVASGAISEVFACGTAAVVTPIGQLKGEGFSVGDINAPAGEVTMSLRKELTDIQYGRLPDRHGWLVKLG, encoded by the coding sequence GTGTCCCAGTCCATCCCCAGCTTCGCCGTCACCCGTTCGGACCACCCGCGCAGCGCCGAGCAGCGCGCCCAGATCCTGGAGAAGCCGGGGTTCGGCCTGCACTTCACCGACCACATGGTGGAAGTGCGCTGGGACAAGGATGCCGGCTGGCACAACGCCAGCGTGCGCGCCTACGGCCCGCTGCAGCTGGATCCGGCCGCCGCCGTGCTGCACTACGGCCAGGAAATCTTCGAAGGCATCAAGGCCTACCGCCACGCCGATGGCTCGATCTGGACCTTCCGCCCGGATGCCAACGGCCGCCGCCTGCAGCGTTCGGCCCAGCGCCTGGCGCTGCCGGAACTGCCGGTGGAGATCTTCGTCGAATCGCTCAAGCAGCTGATCGCCGTGGACCATGAGTGGGTGCCGTCGGCCGACGAATCGAGCCTGTACTTCCGCCCGTTCATGATCGGCGATGAAGCCTTCCTCGGCGTGCGCGGCGCGCACAAGGCCGGCTACTACGTCATCGCCAGCCCGGCCGGCCCGTACTTCGCCAAGGGCGTTGCGCCGGTGTCGATCTGGCTGTCCACCGAGTACGCGCGTGCGGCCAAGGGCGGCACCGGCGCGGCCAAGTGCGGCGGCAACTATGCGGCCTCGCTGCTGCCGCAGCAGAAGGCCCAGGCCCAGGGCTGCTCGCAGGTGCTGTTCCTGGACCCGGTCGAGGGCAAGTACCTGGAAGAGCTGGGTGGGATGAATGTGTTCCTGGTCTACAAGGACGGCACGCTGGTCACCCCGGCGCTGTCGGGCAGCATCCTGGAAGGCATCACCCGCGAGAGCATCCTGCAGCTGGCCCGCGACCGCGGCATGAAGGTCGAAGAGCGCAAGGTCAGCATCGACGAGTGGAAGGACGGCGTGGCCTCCGGTGCGATCAGCGAAGTGTTCGCCTGCGGCACCGCCGCGGTGGTCACCCCGATCGGCCAGCTCAAGGGCGAAGGCTTCTCGGTGGGTGACATCAATGCCCCGGCCGGTGAAGTCACCATGTCCCTGCGCAAGGAGCTGACCGACATCCAGTACGGCCGCCTGCCGGACCGCCACGGCTGGCTGGTCAAGCTGGGCTGA
- a CDS encoding M23 family metallopeptidase, giving the protein MNLLYRVIPFLALLLVVSTGAARAADLRQQGQVLTTAFYQGQTDMIWKRMTPQMQQALQSKENLAALRGKVLTDWGAETAVVEEKTDTVNGYGVYLRRVRLEKVPQVIQVQWALDSEGRVGGFYIRPEQAEPTAAASPHLEYQTRTRLQLPFAETFYVFWGGRSVEQNYHAVDANQRFALDMVIVREDRSHSGDGKRNEDYFCFGTPLLAPADGTVVEVVEGIADNVPGQMNARQATGNRVIIDHGNNEYSLLAHLRNGSVQVARGDVVRAGARLGECGNSGNSSEPHLHYQLQAGPAFGTSAGLPAQFTDYIADDQPVARGEPTRGQHVRPAGSPLQR; this is encoded by the coding sequence ATGAACCTGCTTTACCGCGTGATCCCGTTTCTTGCCTTGCTGCTGGTGGTATCGACGGGCGCCGCCCGGGCGGCCGACCTGCGCCAGCAGGGCCAGGTGCTGACGACGGCGTTCTACCAGGGCCAGACCGACATGATCTGGAAGCGCATGACGCCGCAGATGCAGCAGGCCCTGCAGTCAAAGGAAAACCTGGCCGCGCTGCGCGGGAAGGTCCTGACGGACTGGGGCGCGGAAACCGCCGTGGTCGAGGAAAAGACCGACACCGTGAACGGCTATGGCGTCTACCTGCGCCGGGTGCGCCTGGAGAAGGTGCCGCAGGTCATCCAGGTGCAGTGGGCACTGGACAGCGAGGGCAGGGTCGGTGGCTTCTACATCCGGCCCGAGCAGGCCGAGCCCACCGCGGCCGCCAGCCCGCACCTGGAGTACCAGACCCGCACGCGCCTGCAGCTGCCGTTCGCTGAAACGTTCTACGTGTTCTGGGGCGGCCGCAGTGTCGAGCAGAACTACCACGCGGTGGACGCGAACCAGCGGTTCGCGCTGGACATGGTGATCGTGCGCGAGGACCGCTCGCACAGCGGCGATGGCAAGCGCAACGAAGACTATTTCTGCTTCGGCACGCCGCTGCTGGCCCCGGCCGACGGTACCGTGGTGGAAGTGGTGGAAGGCATCGCCGACAACGTCCCGGGCCAGATGAACGCCCGCCAAGCGACCGGCAACCGCGTCATCATCGATCACGGCAACAACGAGTATTCGCTGCTGGCCCATCTGCGCAACGGCAGCGTGCAGGTTGCCAGGGGCGACGTGGTGCGTGCCGGCGCGCGCCTGGGTGAGTGCGGCAACAGCGGCAATTCCTCCGAACCGCACCTGCACTACCAGCTGCAGGCGGGGCCGGCCTTCGGCACCAGTGCCGGCCTGCCGGCCCAGTTCACCGACTACATCGCCGATGACCAGCCGGTCGCCCGCGGCGAACCGACCCGCGGCCAGCACGTCCGCCCGGCAGGGTCGCCGCTGCAGCGCTGA
- a CDS encoding S8 family peptidase, which yields MSQVSQPRVRQAWVVLGATVVTSLLLAAPAFAGDVQLSGLQSAPTHQRFIVKYRDNSAPLASTTALASSLKTAATGLPAAQGRALGLQQLRRLAIGPSVVKADRALDQAEAELLMRKLAADPNVEYVEVDQIMRPTLVPNDTRFNEQWGFGTSNASINVRPAWDKATGTGVVVAVIDTGITNHPDLNANILPGYDFISDAAMARDGNGRDSNPNDEGDWYGANECGAGIPASNSSWHGTHVAGTVAAVTNNSTGVAGTAFNAKVVPVRVLGKCGGYTSDIADAIVWASGGTVSGVPANANPAEVINLSLGGGGSCSATYQNAINGAVGRGTTVVVAAGNSNTNVSSSVPANCANVIAVAATTSAGARASFSNYGAGIDISAPGQGILSTLNTGTTTPGSATYASYNGTSMAAPHVAGVVALMQSVATSPLSPAQVETIIKNTARPLPGACSGGCGAGIIDADAAVSAVLNGGGGTPNPGGNELQNNVPVSGLSAASGASLAYTVTVPAGRSQLRVAISGGSGDADLYLRQGSAPTDTTYTCRPYLNGNNETCTISNPAAGVWHVRVKAYSTFSGLTLNAQY from the coding sequence ATGTCCCAGGTTTCGCAACCGCGTGTGCGTCAAGCATGGGTAGTTCTCGGTGCCACCGTCGTCACCTCGCTGCTGCTGGCTGCGCCGGCGTTCGCCGGTGATGTCCAGCTCAGCGGGCTGCAGTCCGCGCCGACGCACCAGCGCTTCATCGTGAAATACCGCGACAACAGCGCGCCGCTGGCCAGCACCACGGCGCTGGCCAGTTCGCTGAAGACCGCCGCCACCGGCCTGCCGGCGGCGCAGGGCCGTGCGCTGGGCCTGCAGCAGCTGCGCCGGCTGGCGATCGGTCCCAGCGTGGTCAAGGCCGACCGCGCGCTGGACCAGGCCGAAGCCGAGCTGCTGATGCGCAAGCTGGCCGCCGATCCGAACGTGGAATACGTGGAAGTGGACCAGATCATGCGGCCGACGCTGGTCCCCAATGACACCCGCTTCAACGAACAGTGGGGCTTCGGTACTTCCAACGCCTCCATCAACGTGCGCCCGGCCTGGGACAAGGCCACCGGCACCGGCGTGGTGGTGGCGGTGATCGATACCGGCATCACCAACCATCCCGACCTCAATGCCAACATCCTGCCCGGCTACGATTTCATCAGCGATGCCGCCATGGCGCGTGATGGCAACGGCCGCGACAGCAATCCCAACGATGAAGGCGACTGGTACGGCGCCAACGAGTGCGGCGCGGGCATCCCGGCATCGAACTCCAGCTGGCACGGCACCCACGTGGCCGGCACCGTGGCCGCAGTGACCAACAACAGCACCGGCGTGGCCGGTACCGCCTTCAATGCCAAGGTCGTGCCGGTGCGCGTGCTCGGCAAGTGCGGTGGCTACACCTCCGACATCGCCGATGCCATCGTCTGGGCCTCCGGGGGTACCGTCAGCGGCGTGCCGGCCAATGCCAACCCGGCCGAAGTCATCAACCTCTCGCTCGGTGGCGGCGGCAGCTGCTCGGCCACCTACCAGAACGCGATCAACGGTGCGGTCGGCCGTGGCACCACGGTGGTGGTGGCTGCCGGCAACAGCAACACCAATGTGTCCTCGTCGGTGCCGGCCAACTGCGCCAACGTGATCGCCGTGGCCGCGACCACCTCGGCCGGTGCGCGCGCCAGCTTCTCCAACTACGGTGCCGGCATCGACATCTCCGCGCCGGGCCAGGGCATCCTGTCCACCCTCAACACCGGTACCACCACCCCGGGCAGCGCGACCTACGCCTCGTACAACGGCACCTCGATGGCGGCCCCGCACGTGGCCGGCGTGGTGGCGCTGATGCAGTCGGTGGCGACCAGCCCGCTGAGCCCGGCGCAGGTGGAAACCATCATCAAGAACACCGCGCGGCCGTTGCCGGGCGCGTGCTCCGGTGGTTGCGGCGCGGGCATCATCGACGCCGATGCGGCGGTCAGCGCCGTGCTCAACGGCGGGGGAGGCACCCCGAACCCGGGTGGCAACGAACTGCAGAACAATGTGCCGGTCAGTGGCCTGTCGGCGGCCAGCGGTGCATCGCTGGCCTACACGGTCACCGTCCCGGCCGGCCGCAGCCAGTTGCGCGTGGCCATCAGCGGCGGCAGCGGTGATGCCGACCTGTACCTGCGCCAGGGCAGCGCCCCGACCGATACCACCTACACCTGCCGTCCGTACCTGAACGGCAACAACGAGACCTGCACCATCAGCAATCCTGCTGCGGGCGTGTGGCATGTGCGGGTGAAGGCCTACAGCACCTTCTCCGGTCTGACCCTCAACGCCCAGTACTGA
- a CDS encoding asparaginase domain-containing protein — MEELLIVTTGGTIDKIYFDDKSDYQIGDPQIGMILRELGVTFRFNVIPILRKDSLHITDEDRELIRATIAAQPTRHVLVTHGTDSMVQTGKVLATIPGKTIVMTGALSPARFRGSDAEFNIGCAIGAVQSLPEGVYIAMNGRIFNPEHVRKNVAANRFESV; from the coding sequence ATGGAAGAGCTCCTGATCGTCACCACCGGTGGCACGATCGACAAGATCTACTTCGACGACAAGTCGGACTACCAGATCGGCGACCCGCAGATCGGCATGATCCTGCGCGAACTGGGCGTGACGTTCCGCTTCAACGTGATTCCGATCCTGCGCAAGGATTCGCTGCACATCACCGACGAGGACCGCGAGCTGATCCGGGCGACCATTGCCGCCCAGCCCACGCGCCATGTGCTGGTGACCCACGGTACCGATTCGATGGTGCAGACGGGCAAGGTGCTGGCGACGATTCCGGGCAAGACCATCGTGATGACCGGCGCGCTGAGCCCGGCACGCTTCCGCGGTTCGGATGCCGAGTTCAACATCGGCTGCGCGATCGGTGCGGTGCAGTCGCTGCCCGAAGGCGTGTACATCGCCATGAACGGGCGGATCTTCAATCCCGAGCACGTGCGCAAGAACGTGGCCGCCAACCGCTTCGAGTCGGTCTGA
- a CDS encoding DUF2069 domain-containing protein — MSERRLRTTLLLALMALAALYVGWFINDKHWLATQLVFTAPPLVLGFAVMLGWHKAGFWASVLALGWFSHGVMSAWSHPETRTLALIEIALALLVIFAACLPGLRARFGKRR; from the coding sequence ATGAGCGAGCGCCGGCTGCGCACCACGCTGCTGCTGGCGCTGATGGCGCTGGCCGCGCTGTACGTGGGCTGGTTCATCAACGACAAGCACTGGCTGGCGACCCAGCTGGTGTTCACCGCGCCGCCGCTGGTGCTGGGCTTTGCGGTGATGCTGGGCTGGCACAAGGCCGGCTTCTGGGCCTCGGTGCTGGCCCTGGGCTGGTTCAGCCATGGGGTGATGAGCGCGTGGAGCCACCCCGAAACCCGCACGCTGGCACTGATCGAGATCGCCCTGGCCCTGCTGGTGATCTTCGCCGCCTGCCTGCCCGGCCTGCGGGCACGCTTCGGCAAACGGCGCTGA
- the wrbA gene encoding NAD(P)H:quinone oxidoreductase, with the protein MGEILVLYYSRGGSVARLARQIARGIGEVPGMGARLRTVPPVAAVTQAAQPPVPDEGAPYVSVQDLVDCDGLLLGSPTRFGNMAAPVKHFLDGLGAEWVNGTLAGKPAGVFTSTASMHGGQESTLLSMQVPLLHHGCLIVGIPFTEPALSHTTTGGTPYGASHVAGAADDPQPSDDEAVLARALGRRVADIAQRLAR; encoded by the coding sequence ATGGGCGAGATCCTGGTGCTGTACTACAGCCGCGGGGGGTCGGTGGCACGGCTGGCACGCCAGATTGCGCGTGGCATCGGCGAGGTGCCGGGCATGGGGGCGCGCCTGCGCACGGTGCCACCGGTGGCTGCCGTGACCCAGGCCGCGCAGCCGCCCGTACCCGACGAGGGGGCTCCCTATGTGAGCGTGCAGGACCTGGTGGACTGTGATGGCCTGCTGCTGGGCAGCCCGACCCGTTTCGGCAACATGGCCGCACCGGTGAAGCACTTCCTGGATGGGCTGGGCGCCGAATGGGTGAACGGCACGCTGGCCGGCAAGCCCGCCGGGGTCTTCACCTCCACCGCCTCGATGCACGGCGGCCAGGAATCCACGCTGCTGTCGATGCAGGTGCCGCTGCTGCACCACGGCTGCCTGATCGTGGGCATTCCCTTCACCGAGCCGGCGCTGAGCCACACCACCACCGGCGGTACGCCCTACGGCGCCAGCCACGTGGCCGGGGCCGCCGACGACCCGCAGCCCAGCGATGACGAGGCCGTGCTGGCCCGGGCGCTGGGACGGCGGGTGGCCGACATCGCCCAGCGGTTGGCCCGATGA
- a CDS encoding YihY family inner membrane protein has translation MEPLDTLNLWMERARDRARAASFGRFLWRRFLDDRLFQAAAALAYTTVFALVPLAIVVFGVLSAFPVFDRWSDQLSDYVFSNFVPNAARAAEGYLRQFSASAGQLTAAGFIALVISLLITLNSVEETFNQIWRVGSTRPKLTRFLVYWTVLTLGAMLAAASLAVSARVFAMPLFGTQEGRWLADLSLHLAPVLIEFVCIMLVYRVVPHHTVKWRHAVPGAVLAAIMLELVKWGIGAYLGSFQSYQKLYGTVAFVPILLLWIYLCWVSVLLGASLSSSIAAFRYQPVDLRLPQGYEFYGLLRLLGRFQQARALGKGLADDEILRLEPLLTDSLLQDLACDLQAVGLLRRDENGEWLLARDLDQVSLADLYECTQLRIPVAEQHLPYRDDSLGRAALAALDELRLPLREKLKRRVSDIYTDSGDTR, from the coding sequence ATGGAACCTCTGGATACGCTCAACCTGTGGATGGAGCGCGCGCGCGACCGCGCACGGGCCGCCAGCTTCGGCCGCTTCCTGTGGCGCCGCTTCCTCGATGACCGCCTGTTCCAGGCCGCCGCCGCGCTGGCCTACACCACCGTGTTCGCGCTGGTGCCGCTGGCCATCGTGGTGTTCGGGGTGCTGTCGGCCTTCCCGGTGTTCGACCGCTGGAGCGACCAGCTCAGCGATTACGTGTTCTCCAACTTCGTGCCCAACGCCGCACGTGCGGCCGAAGGCTACCTGCGCCAGTTCTCGGCCAGCGCCGGGCAGCTGACCGCCGCCGGCTTCATCGCCCTGGTCATCTCGCTGCTGATCACCCTCAACAGCGTGGAGGAGACCTTCAACCAGATCTGGCGGGTCGGTTCCACCCGGCCCAAGCTGACCCGCTTCCTGGTCTACTGGACGGTGCTGACCCTGGGCGCGATGCTGGCGGCGGCATCACTGGCGGTCTCGGCGCGGGTGTTCGCCATGCCGCTGTTCGGTACCCAGGAAGGCCGCTGGCTGGCGGACCTGTCGCTGCACCTGGCACCGGTGCTGATCGAGTTCGTCTGCATCATGCTGGTCTACCGGGTGGTGCCGCACCACACGGTGAAATGGCGCCATGCCGTTCCCGGCGCCGTGCTGGCGGCGATCATGCTGGAACTGGTGAAGTGGGGCATCGGTGCCTACCTGGGCAGCTTCCAGTCCTACCAGAAGCTCTACGGCACGGTGGCGTTCGTGCCGATCCTGCTGCTGTGGATCTACCTGTGCTGGGTGTCGGTGCTGCTGGGCGCATCGCTGTCCTCTTCCATCGCCGCCTTCCGCTACCAGCCGGTGGACCTGCGCCTGCCACAGGGCTACGAGTTCTACGGCCTGCTGCGCCTGCTTGGCCGTTTCCAGCAGGCGCGCGCGCTGGGCAAGGGCCTGGCCGACGATGAGATCCTGCGCCTGGAGCCGCTGCTGACCGATTCGCTGCTGCAGGACCTGGCCTGCGACCTGCAGGCGGTCGGCCTGCTGCGCCGTGACGAGAACGGCGAATGGCTGCTGGCCCGTGACCTGGACCAGGTCAGCCTGGCCGATCTGTACGAATGCACCCAGCTGCGCATCCCGGTCGCCGAACAGCACCTGCCGTACCGTGATGACAGCCTGGGCCGGGCGGCGTTGGCCGCCCTGGATGAACTTCGCCTGCCGCTGCGCGAGAAACTCAAGCGCCGCGTCAGTGACATCTATACCGATTCCGGAGACACCCGATGA
- a CDS encoding TlpA disulfide reductase family protein, producing the protein MKRTLLLPAVAALLLAACKPADAPAPASSTPPAQAPAPAPATAQTATPDSPAERTTAEMPTLRMKAVDGSEYDLAAHRGKWVVVNFWATWCAPCRKEMPELSALHALRSNIEVVGLAYEEIEVPEMQAFLAKHPVTYPIVIADPYDPPADFATPRGLPLTYLIDPAGKVAHTFLGPITAADIEKQIAAAK; encoded by the coding sequence ATGAAACGCACCCTCCTGCTGCCGGCCGTGGCCGCCCTGCTGCTGGCCGCCTGCAAGCCGGCCGATGCTCCCGCCCCGGCCAGCAGCACGCCGCCGGCACAGGCCCCGGCTCCCGCTCCCGCCACGGCCCAGACCGCCACACCGGACAGCCCCGCCGAGCGCACCACGGCGGAGATGCCGACGCTGCGCATGAAAGCGGTCGATGGCAGCGAGTACGACCTGGCCGCCCACCGTGGCAAGTGGGTGGTGGTGAATTTCTGGGCGACCTGGTGCGCGCCGTGCCGCAAGGAAATGCCGGAGCTGTCGGCGCTGCATGCCCTGCGCAGCAACATCGAGGTGGTGGGTCTGGCCTATGAGGAGATCGAGGTGCCGGAGATGCAGGCGTTCCTGGCCAAGCACCCGGTGACCTACCCGATCGTCATCGCCGACCCGTACGATCCGCCGGCTGATTTCGCCACCCCGCGCGGCCTGCCGCTGACCTACCTGATCGACCCGGCCGGCAAGGTCGCGCACACCTTCCTGGGGCCGATCACCGCCGCGGACATCGAAAAGCAGATCGCCGCCGCGAAGTAA
- the ppk2 gene encoding polyphosphate kinase 2, with product MGKLKRKDYDDLLQPMQLELSAMARWVQHSGQRLLVLFEGRDTAGKGGVIQAISEHLNPRQCRVVALPKPTDRESTQWYFQRYAAHLPAAGEIVLMDRSWYNRAGVERVMGYCSENEYQRFLHQAPVFEQLLVDDGILLFKYWLAVDQVQQEKRFAERHENPLKGWKLSPVDLKSRSKYSAYTEAREAMLRATHREQAPWTLVDFNDQRRGRLTLLRNLLDRLPDTRVDEPVLALPKLKGELHHERYDVLKPIEAFPLED from the coding sequence ATGGGCAAGCTCAAGCGCAAGGACTACGACGACCTGCTGCAGCCGATGCAGCTGGAACTGAGCGCGATGGCCCGCTGGGTACAGCACAGCGGCCAACGCCTGCTGGTGCTGTTCGAGGGGCGCGATACCGCCGGCAAGGGCGGCGTCATCCAGGCCATCAGCGAACACCTCAACCCACGCCAGTGCAGGGTGGTGGCGCTGCCCAAGCCGACCGACCGTGAAAGCACGCAGTGGTATTTCCAGCGCTATGCCGCGCACCTGCCGGCCGCCGGTGAAATCGTGCTGATGGACCGCAGCTGGTACAACCGCGCGGGTGTGGAGCGGGTGATGGGCTACTGCAGCGAGAACGAGTACCAGCGCTTCCTGCACCAGGCGCCGGTGTTCGAGCAGCTGCTGGTGGACGATGGCATCCTGCTGTTCAAGTACTGGCTGGCGGTGGACCAGGTGCAGCAGGAAAAGCGTTTTGCCGAACGCCATGAGAACCCGCTCAAGGGCTGGAAGCTGTCACCGGTGGACCTGAAATCGCGTAGCAAGTACAGCGCCTACACCGAGGCGCGCGAGGCGATGCTGCGGGCGACCCATCGCGAACAGGCGCCGTGGACGCTGGTGGACTTCAACGACCAGCGACGTGGCCGGCTGACGCTGCTGCGCAACCTGCTGGACCGCCTGCCCGATACCCGCGTGGACGAACCGGTGCTGGCGCTGCCGAAGCTGAAGGGTGAACTGCACCATGAGCGCTACGACGTGCTCAAGCCGATCGAGGCGTTTCCGCTCGAGGATTGA
- a CDS encoding tetratricopeptide repeat protein produces MSAWQQRRQLQQAVRQHPGDFIAWVMLADAELEAGDLRAGEQAARQALQLRPGHPEALARLGRVAWMAGAHADAAQLLRQAAAGAPAHPGIALWLGHVLEDAGDAEGAAEAYRRAHALLPDEPYIAAQRLAWQRRLCDWRDLDALAAQVRLAVAQGQGAVEPFAFLSEDAAAAEQLACARLRAQQVAASVRPLPPAHVRAHGPLRIGLLSNGFGAHPTGLLTVALIEQLQPLPALQLHLFALNADDGSTIRQRLAAATTVHALEGLHHDAIAARIRAAGIDVLLDLRGWGGGGTPEVLAMRPAPLQVNWLAYPGTSGAPWMDAVIGDAFALPPALEAHYSERVLRLPRAFQPSDTTRRLQAPPTRAACGLPEDGVVFCCFNNSYKLNPRSMARAFAVLQGVPGSVLWLLSGPGQADARLRDAASQTGVDPARLVFMPKLPHPQYLARYALADLFLDTHPYNAHTTASDALWAGCPVLTCPGDTFAARVAGSLNHHLGLSRMNVIDDAAFIALAVALGNDPAARAALRAELAQASRHSGVFDMTGFASDLSMLLQGLASGHGWQGLHAP; encoded by the coding sequence ATGTCGGCCTGGCAGCAGCGCCGGCAGTTGCAGCAGGCCGTGCGCCAGCACCCTGGTGATTTCATTGCCTGGGTGATGCTGGCCGATGCCGAGCTGGAAGCGGGCGACCTGCGTGCCGGCGAACAGGCCGCACGACAGGCGCTGCAGTTGCGCCCCGGCCACCCGGAGGCGCTGGCCCGGCTGGGCCGCGTGGCCTGGATGGCCGGCGCGCATGCCGATGCCGCGCAGCTGCTGCGCCAGGCCGCCGCCGGTGCCCCCGCGCACCCCGGCATCGCCCTGTGGCTGGGCCACGTGCTGGAAGATGCCGGCGATGCCGAAGGTGCCGCCGAGGCCTACCGGCGCGCGCATGCCCTGCTGCCCGATGAACCCTACATCGCCGCGCAGCGGCTGGCCTGGCAGCGCCGCCTGTGCGACTGGCGTGACCTGGACGCGCTGGCAGCCCAGGTACGCCTTGCCGTGGCACAGGGCCAGGGCGCGGTCGAACCGTTCGCCTTCCTCAGCGAAGACGCTGCTGCCGCCGAACAGCTGGCCTGTGCCCGGCTGCGCGCACAGCAGGTGGCGGCCAGCGTGCGCCCCCTGCCGCCGGCACACGTGCGTGCACACGGCCCCCTGCGCATCGGCCTGCTGTCCAACGGCTTCGGCGCACACCCCACCGGGCTGCTGACCGTCGCCCTGATCGAGCAGCTGCAGCCGCTGCCGGCCCTGCAGCTGCACCTGTTCGCACTCAACGCCGACGACGGCAGTACGATCCGCCAGCGGTTGGCCGCCGCCACCACCGTGCACGCGCTGGAGGGCCTGCACCATGACGCCATCGCCGCCCGCATCCGCGCGGCCGGCATCGATGTGCTGCTGGACCTGCGTGGCTGGGGCGGCGGCGGCACGCCGGAAGTGCTGGCGATGCGCCCTGCCCCGCTGCAGGTGAACTGGCTGGCCTACCCGGGCACGTCCGGTGCGCCATGGATGGATGCGGTGATCGGTGATGCCTTCGCCCTGCCACCGGCGCTGGAAGCCCACTACAGCGAGCGCGTGCTGCGCCTGCCGCGCGCCTTCCAACCCTCCGACACCACCCGCAGGCTGCAGGCCCCGCCGACCCGTGCCGCCTGCGGCCTGCCCGAGGACGGCGTGGTGTTCTGCTGCTTCAACAACAGCTACAAGCTCAACCCACGCAGCATGGCGCGTGCCTTTGCCGTACTGCAGGGCGTGCCGGGCAGCGTGCTGTGGCTGCTGTCCGGGCCCGGCCAGGCCGATGCCCGGCTGCGCGATGCCGCCAGCCAGACCGGCGTGGACCCGGCACGGCTGGTGTTCATGCCCAAGCTGCCGCACCCGCAGTACCTGGCACGCTATGCGCTGGCCGACCTGTTCCTGGACACGCACCCGTACAACGCGCACACCACCGCATCCGACGCCCTGTGGGCCGGTTGCCCGGTGCTGACCTGCCCGGGCGATACCTTCGCCGCGCGCGTGGCCGGCAGCCTCAACCACCACCTGGGCCTGTCGCGGATGAATGTCATCGATGACGCTGCGTTCATCGCCCTGGCCGTCGCGCTGGGCAACGATCCGGCCGCGCGTGCGGCGCTGCGTGCCGAACTGGCGCAGGCCAGCCGGCACAGCGGCGTGTTCGACATGACCGGCTTCGCCAGCGACCTGTCGATGCTGCTGCAGGGCCTGGCCAGCGGGCACGGCTGGCAGGGCCTGCACGCCCCCTGA